The proteins below come from a single Candidatus Chlamydia sanziniae genomic window:
- the glgB gene encoding 1,4-alpha-glucan branching protein GlgB, with translation MVDRLFNAQDLTLLISGKQSNPHELLGIVPEDALQDRIVLFRPGACHVTIELLGKHHAAIPHHSGLFSISVPKGITSKDYRIYHQNGLLAHDPYAFPPLWSEMDNFLFLQGTHYRIYEHMGAIPWQVEGIPGVLFTVWAPRAQRVSVIGDFNFWHGLVNPLRKVSIEGVWELFVPGLEEGNRYKWEIITVSGELVIKTDPYGKSFDSPPEAAAIVVNSDRYRWSDDTWMKQRREQRERPLAIYEIHLGSWQWENGTPLNYRKCAQQLAQYCKKMHYTHIELLPITEHPLNESWGYQVTGYYAPTFRYGPPEDFQYFVDYLHRHNLGVILDWVPGHFPTDSFALASFDGDSLYEYMGHRNPFHPHWHTYTFNYGRKEVSNFLLGSALFWLDKMHIDGLRVDAVASMLYRDYGRQNGEWSPNIHGGRENLEAIEFFKHLNSVVHREYPGVLTFAEESTAFPGVTDTPEAQGLGFDYKWNLGWMHDTFHYFTKDPIYRRYHQKDLTFSLWYAFDESFVLPLSHDEVVHGKGSLMNKMVGDSWTRFAHLRLLLSYQLCLPGVKLLFMGGEFGQWNEWTPDRALDWELLKHPEHKALQQCAAELNAFYFQQPYLWLGDGTRDSFLWVDFQDIENNVIAYYRFARGERKSALLCVHHLSGGTFPSYEFHCCNLASCELLFNTDDQHFGGSGKGRRPPKICENPNHGWGIDIELPPIATLIFRVTFY, from the coding sequence ATGGTTGACCGTCTGTTCAATGCTCAAGATCTTACTTTGCTCATCTCAGGAAAGCAAAGTAATCCTCATGAGCTTTTAGGTATCGTACCTGAAGATGCCCTCCAAGATCGTATTGTTCTTTTTCGCCCAGGCGCTTGCCATGTTACCATTGAACTCTTAGGAAAACACCATGCGGCTATTCCTCATCACTCTGGGCTCTTTTCTATCTCCGTACCTAAAGGAATCACCTCCAAAGATTACCGCATCTATCATCAAAATGGATTGCTAGCCCATGATCCTTATGCTTTTCCTCCCCTTTGGAGTGAAATGGATAATTTTTTATTCCTTCAAGGGACACATTATCGTATTTATGAACATATGGGGGCCATTCCTTGGCAAGTAGAGGGGATTCCCGGTGTGCTCTTTACCGTTTGGGCTCCAAGAGCACAAAGGGTCTCTGTAATCGGAGATTTCAATTTCTGGCACGGCCTTGTCAACCCCTTACGTAAAGTCTCTATAGAGGGGGTTTGGGAGCTCTTTGTTCCCGGCCTTGAAGAAGGAAATCGATACAAATGGGAGATAATCACAGTATCAGGAGAGCTTGTCATTAAGACAGACCCCTATGGGAAAAGTTTTGATTCTCCTCCCGAAGCCGCTGCTATCGTCGTGAATAGTGATCGGTACCGTTGGAGTGATGACACTTGGATGAAACAGCGTAGAGAACAAAGAGAACGTCCTTTGGCAATTTACGAAATACATCTTGGTTCCTGGCAATGGGAAAATGGAACCCCATTAAATTATCGCAAGTGCGCGCAACAGCTCGCTCAGTACTGTAAGAAGATGCACTACACCCACATCGAACTACTCCCCATAACGGAACACCCTTTAAATGAATCTTGGGGATATCAGGTGACGGGTTATTACGCACCCACGTTTCGCTACGGCCCTCCCGAGGATTTTCAGTATTTCGTAGACTACCTACACAGACACAATCTCGGGGTTATCCTGGACTGGGTCCCTGGCCATTTCCCCACAGATAGCTTTGCCTTAGCTTCTTTTGATGGGGACTCTCTCTATGAATATATGGGACATCGCAATCCTTTCCATCCTCATTGGCATACCTACACTTTTAATTATGGCCGTAAGGAAGTCTCAAACTTCTTATTGGGAAGCGCATTGTTCTGGCTCGACAAAATGCATATAGACGGCCTACGCGTAGATGCTGTTGCCTCCATGCTCTACCGTGATTACGGACGTCAAAACGGAGAGTGGTCCCCCAATATCCATGGAGGTAGAGAAAATCTCGAAGCTATCGAATTTTTTAAACATCTAAACTCTGTAGTTCATCGTGAGTATCCCGGAGTATTAACATTTGCTGAGGAATCTACAGCATTTCCTGGAGTTACAGACACCCCAGAAGCTCAAGGGTTAGGATTCGATTATAAATGGAATTTAGGGTGGATGCATGATACCTTTCACTATTTTACTAAGGACCCTATTTATCGTAGATATCACCAAAAAGATCTGACCTTCAGTTTGTGGTATGCCTTTGATGAAAGCTTTGTTCTCCCCCTCTCACATGATGAGGTCGTTCATGGAAAAGGTAGCCTAATGAATAAGATGGTTGGAGATTCTTGGACACGCTTCGCCCACCTCCGGCTGCTGCTGAGCTATCAACTTTGTCTCCCAGGGGTAAAACTACTCTTTATGGGGGGAGAGTTCGGACAATGGAATGAATGGACCCCGGATCGTGCCTTAGATTGGGAGCTTTTAAAACATCCCGAGCATAAAGCGCTCCAGCAGTGCGCTGCAGAATTGAATGCTTTCTATTTTCAGCAGCCCTACCTATGGCTGGGAGATGGCACTCGAGATTCCTTCCTTTGGGTAGACTTCCAGGATATAGAAAATAATGTCATTGCCTATTACCGTTTCGCTAGAGGAGAACGGAAAAGTGCTCTCCTTTGTGTGCACCACTTGAGTGGGGGAACATTTCCTTCCTATGAATTCCATTGCTGCAATCTCGCCAGCTGTGAATTGTTGTTCAATACAGATGATCAACATTTTGGGGGATCGGGAAAAGGCAGGCGTCCTCCCAAAATCTGTGAAAATCCTAACCATGGTTGGGGTATTGATATAGAACTTCCCCCAATTGCTACTTTGATTTTCCGAGTGACCTTCTATTAA